The nucleotide sequence AGCGCCTGCCTTTATGGGGCTTCTCTTCTTTACAACAATGAAACAACTCAAGATCAGCGCAAAGACCATTGGTGCTAAGCAAGTAGGTAAAATATTCATCGGCTTGGCCGCAAAAGATCCACAGCCGGTGCTGTCAGATCACACCAAACAAAAAATCTGGAACGCAGCAACAAAGCTCGTGCAAACAGCAAAGGGTTGAAGGTCAAACGTCATCCATACGAGAAAGAACCCTGCCAATATATTTAACATTTCCCCCTTAACAACACACGATGAAGACTCTCTTATTCTTACTCCTATTTATCATTGTTGTGCCGCTGTTGATTGGTCGCCTCGCCGGTCTTTATAGCAAATCAAAAAGCGACCTGGTACAGTTAGCAACGGTGGCAGGCCTGCTCATATTATTCACGTTTTACCTGCTCTTTATCCATGACAAAGGAGAAAAAAAGAAAAGGGCGAATTCCCCTCCCCCGTCCTCTGAAGGATCAGTAAACTGCAACGTCAATGTCACCTGCATCCATGACGATTATGTCATATATGAGGAGGAAAGAAGAGAGCAACACACGAGTGGCCAGGCAGTACAGCCCTGTGACACGACAACGGAGTACCCATCAATGGAGTACCCATATTAATCAAGGTATACCCTCAACTCCTCAACCAAAACCCCCGTTCGCTCTTCTCAAAACCCCCACAGCAAGGAACGCTTGACCCAGCCTTTAACCTGACCGTGCTGAACCTTAGCCCACCCTTTGCGTTGCTCAAGGGTCTTAAATACAACCCCATAATAGGCCTTGGCGATAACCTTTGCCTTGGTGCTGGGTTTCTTACGGATATTGATTTTCCCCTTATTCTTCTTTTGCGCCTTCACGACCATGTGCCCTGAGCGGTGGACCACATTTTTATGCACCCACCCAACGGTGCTCTCAAAATCTTTGACCTTGAGCCACGTACCGGATTTTTTCAAGACCTTGAGCGGAAAACCAACACCAAGTTTCCAGAGGACTTGCTTTTCCAAACTGGGACCGGAGCGCATATTGACATTATCATTCTTCACAGCAACCATTCTTGCCGTGGCCGATTCTATCGCGATGCTACTCAGTACAACAAAACTAACTATAAAAAAAAAGGCTGCTGCCTTGACCGTACGAAAGAGTTGTTTTTTTCTGTGCCTCATATCTATGCTGTTATATCGATCTTGTTACTTCCTTGATTTAGGGAGTGAGGATACTCGCAATCTTCTCCAACCCTCCTGCCTAACACTCATCTTCCCCGGTCAGACGACCTTCTGGAGTCAGACTGACGGATACATATGCTATGTTTTCCACATCTTCGGAAGACCCTAGACTTGTGTATGTCACATTGACAAGCCCTTCGTCCTTCATGGTATCCAGCTGTTGTTTTAAGTCTGATCGTTCCGCTGGATTCTCAGGCCATTCTAGCCCCTGCCCATCTATCAGCTCTCGTAAAATAGTACATTCGTCATTCTTCATACCAATCCCATTACCTGAATTCTCTGGACGTCGGATAACAGATGTTATCCTGACCTCTTTCCTATCAGGGAGAGCCACGAAGAAAGCCCACGGATCCTCCACGCTGAGCCCATCTCACGGTCTCCCCTCCTCACAAGTCATTTTCTTGAAGAGATATTCCCACCGCAACAAAGGCTAACATACTATGAATTATTCTGCAAAGGGGCTACCGCCACCCCGCTCTTATCAAAAAAGCAGGCTGCGCCCAGATCGACATGCAGGACAATATCTTCACCAACCGCGCAAGTGAGCTGCTGAAAAATTCGGGCAGTGAAGGTCTGCTCAGGGATATCCAATTCGGTTACAAACGGACCGGCTGGCTGAAAACGGATCAGGGTTTCATAGCCAAGGAATTCCCCATCAACTACCTGGCAGGGCAGAGACAGGCTATTCTCCTGTCCCTGCGCAGATAAACTGAATGCTTCCGGCCGGAGACCAAGCCAGATATCCTCATTCTGAGGGAGTTCTGCCAGCCGCGTCCGCATCTCTTCCGGCAAGAGCCAGCGGACCGGCTCCTGTTCCAGGGGCAGGATCAGCTCATTTCCGGAAACCCGGCAGGGG is from Candidatus Electrothrix sp. GW3-4 and encodes:
- a CDS encoding SH3 domain-containing protein, with the translated sequence MRHRKKQLFRTVKAAAFFFIVSFVVLSSIAIESATARMVAVKNDNVNMRSGPSLEKQVLWKLGVGFPLKVLKKSGTWLKVKDFESTVGWVHKNVVHRSGHMVVKAQKKNKGKINIRKKPSTKAKVIAKAYYGVVFKTLEQRKGWAKVQHGQVKGWVKRSLLWGF